The genomic DNA gcaatcacggcaaggcagggccaagccaacagggcacccctccccccgggccgtaggagccacagggcagcgcccccagagagcctccggggccaccgtgaaccatGCGgacccagagagccaccggggccaccgtgaaccatGCGgacccagagagccaccggggccaccgtgaacgacgcggacccagagagccaccggggccaccgtgaacgacgcggacccggagaacaagagggagcagctaccaacacccccagcgcgccaagaccgacccaggcggcccagggcacgaggacccacccaccacccaaaccccaaccccacccaccccagtccccaccaaaccccccaccccaccacccgacccgcccacccccaccccctcccccacccccgagggggccaacggccccacacagcccggaagccagacacaggggccgagtggcccaccgaaggggcggcaaccagcccatcacaaggcaggccaccaccggagccgggacccgatgcgagtccagagggtaaaaatggacagtgtggtggggcccggcgacgccgacagggaggcaccccgcataccccccgcaccaggccccaggtgagcgcagtacacccagggcccccactccccgctatgcgccctgacaacccaccagcccgcagtacagccacagcgcccaccaggacggccaatccagcccccgcagcccaccaagagccatcgcacctgcccggacccgtcgggcacgcaggagaacccccgcccgaccacagcccccaggtcccggggaccccccagccacagcaacacggatgatggtccaccctcgccaccccatagccataagggacaataaagtttaaacTCTCTAATTCGATGTAGTCTACATTTTCACTTGTATTCTTCTACTAATGCATCTGACACCAGGGGTTTTCAAGCTCATTCAGCTAGATAAAAACATAACAGACAGAATCCTGGAGTTGGCAGCATGATCGTACCACACCTTATTACATTCCTTGGGTCTCTGTTAAAGACAAAGAGGCTAAATAGTACCAGGGAGTCAAATGCCTGCctgaaaaaacagcatttactACGctgcagctgaagagaacaGAGGTTGTCATCATCCAAGGCCACACTGCTTACGTCCTGTTCCTCCTGCAACCATCCATCACAACAACACAGGAGGTCATGTTCAGCACTGCACAATATATGTTTACTTCAGCAGTGCACTAGTGTCTGGCATGCAGCAGATTAATATCAGTGTTTTTGGAGGGCAGGTTGACAGAGCATGAGGCATTTAAATACATAAACCATCAGCGCTTAGAGAAGGAGAGGCAATAGAAGTGCAAGCCcaggaaagagaaaaataagacatttcagTTAAGTTTGTATCTTCGTTTACTTTGATCGGCTATGTCAGTGCAGtttaaaattaccacaaatgcTTCCAACCAGCTTTGTTTGGCGATGCAACTGCAGTCAGGGTTCATCTTTCCAACCATTTTCCTAGTCATAAAGTAGGacgcatgtcacccaaaaaaccaACGTTGTAAGTTTGGTAGAAGCATCAGACCATTAGAAGACACCATGTCATATATGTGCTCTCTGGGGTGTGTGTGGTCTTTATATAAAAATTATTTGCAAGGAGTAAAATGAATTCTTGCACAAATTTGATTTGGGCGAACTGAGGAGGTGAAGTGGAAACTGAGAGAATCTGTGGGAGGCTGATGTCAGGCATCTGTAGTCTGGAGTCCCAAGAAAAAACAGTCACACGAGGAGCTCATTCTGCTTTGGATAAGAGTGTATAAGGGATGCGAGGATGCCTGTCAGTGGAACTCCATACACGCTCCTGGCTGACTGTAAtagaagagagaagaaaaatgagctGAGTAATGTCTCCAAAAGTATCTGGACCGTCTTCATCAAAGGTATCAGCTAATGTGTGCACTCCTCTGTTGCTCCATGGAGGAAAATCAATAACTTTATTACCTTTTAACAAGTCAGATGTAAACTAGCAAGTAGAGATGTGTGAGTACTGAATGTAAGAACCATCTAGAAGACAAAGCAAGATACTGAATTTAAACACTGGCAGCAATGTAAACAGTGAGTGATAATTGGTCCAAAATTGATGACTTCATATTTTTGCTTGACTGCATTATGAATACAGTCTGCTGTCTCCACACTCACCATTCATCAATGCTGATGCTGGACTGTCAGGCAGCTCCTCTTTTATTCCTCGCCCTTATTATGCTGAAAGAGCAGAACATGTTTCATAGCCAAGGATGCAACACTGTAGCTATGTTACACCTTATATTAAACTCCTCTCTCATTATAATTCATTTTCGATTAGATTACCACTAAAATCTTGATTTTGATCCACTAAAACTCCACGTTCAGGATCAGACATCAGATTTTCATGTGTGCCAAAGCCTTGCATTTGCTAATTTTGTACAAGATGCACTGTGATCTTCatggctggaaaaaaaaaaaaaaagacagggtCCCCATACTTGCTCTGACATCAAATCAAATTAAGGTATCTTGAAATTACAATTTAACATTAGAAGCTGTTGTTGTAATTACATCAGTCATTCAGTTCATTTGTATCCAACTATGGATAATTACCTTAGCAGTCACAGCAAACTGTACATATTAGAAGCAGAGATGTTGAGATGGTGCTGGTTAAAGCTAATAACATAAAATTAtgaggaaaaaactgcttttggctcattttcttttcagaaaaaaaacacactaacatGCATTAATCTGCCCGATAATATGTAATATTCTTCAAGTGTTAATTGTTGAAGTTTGTTTGGAAGTGCAACTGTATTAAAGAGCTTCTGTTTCTCTGCTGAAATGCTGGCAGGTGCAACTACCTGAATCAATTTGAATGAAACTTGAGGCTAAGTCGAAATGAAAATACACCAGACGTGGCCTCAAGTCACCACAGGTGTTGTCATACTTACCAAATAAGTCTACAGCTGTGGAAACCACCGTTTTCTGCCTCTTCCTTTGGGGTTCTTGGTGGAGCCATCCTGTGCTTTTCATCTTAAGGCTGTACTGGACAACTGTTTAGCTGATTCCAGGCTGGTTGACGATGGCTCTCCCGCTGTATCCCTCTTTGTGAACCACCAAGATCAGTGTCTTTCTGTCATCTTACAATTCTCCTCTTACAGGCattatttagtttggattatctGTTGGCTCTACATAGAGAgcttatttacaaaataatagtGTCTCAAGTTCTTTTCCAGCCAATGCAGTGCGAATTTCAAAATTTTTACAGTGTCAATACATCAAAGCAATATACTACATGTATTGATTTATTATAAGACTTCCTTTTCTTTAAGAAGatgctacatttatttaaccATTCTGATTACATTTAAACTAAATTATCAATGTTAAAGGCCTGCTGCGTAGACTTTGAGAAAGAAGCCAAAAGGTGTTCTAATAACTATTCCCAAGACTGTATCTTCAGCAAAAAGGCTGATGGAAGTCAGGACATCAAAGTGATGCATTATTGGAGAATTGTTTGGAAAAGCAAACCCCAGAGAATCTGTTAATTAATCTGGAGATATAttttcattacaaataaaaaagtaCTTTTAAATGCAACCATTCATTCCATTTTAAGGCCTTACAGTATATAATTATTCTCAGCTCCACACACTCCATGAGATTCCCCATTTTCCTGCATTAACATCTGACAATAATTGCTACAATCTGGATTACATATATTCACTCACAACCCTTTCTATATTACAGAGGGGCAAGTAGTTATACCCCTGTCTCACTGTGTCATCCCCCTTTTATTATGATGTTGTAAACCCCTGTCCTTTCTCCCTGTATTCCCATGCAcctttaggtcatatttttagTTATGATACATTAATAGCGTTTCACCAGTCATCccaaacactttttaaaaggttttttccCTTCACAATCCATGTGCCTCTTTGGTGCAAGAAAATGCAGTCTGTCTCTTTCCAAACGACACCCTGCAGCCTCCTCACTGGGGTCCCAGGCCTCCCTGGGTGCTCTGGCTGtcgctgtggtcgcctccccaaAGGCGGTAAAACTGAGTGAAGTCCACATAGGGCGGCACCCTGCCCGTCTCGTCGGGCTGCGCCGCCTGGCTCCCTCTCTGACGGAACAGGCTTCCATCTCCcgagctggagctggagctcTGTGTCTGGGTGTTGGTGGACTGGAGGGTGGCTGTGGGGCTCTGACTGCTGGGGAGAGTggaggagcagaaggaggagaagaaagaagggtGGTGGGGGAGGGTGGAGGGAGACGAGGACACGGGTATGAGGGTCGgaatggaggaagaggaaatgGGGGCGCCAGAGGAGGGGAAGGGGTCCATGTCGTGGGTGGAGAGACAAAGGAGAGAGGTGGATACAGGGAGAcgatgtggaggaggaggggtggtggaaagagaaaagagggaggtggaggaaggGAGTGGAGGGAGAGGGGAGCGGGGGAAAAGGGGGGAAAGAGGGAGTTCAATTATGGGCTGCAGGATGTCGACGGAAGCTTGGCAGGTAGTGGGGTGAAACGTGCTGAAGGAGTGGAAAGAGGAGAGGCAAGGACAGAGCGTAGGACACAGGGTGGATTTTGGCAAGTCGGGGCCCATAAGGAAGAGAAATATAGATGTGAGTCAGACAGTGAGTGACAGATGGGAACAGAGTGGAACTCATAAAGGCAGAAGAGATGGAGAGGCAATCCTTGAGGATGACTGAGCAGAGGgaagaaaaggagaaggaaaatgTGCACATGCAGCGTTGTAAAGCGGCAGCCAGGAGTAAAATGTGAAGCTGCACACAGAGTACTAATCATGCCCAGTTCTAATATACTGCTGGTTGCTTCAAGGGAGAAATCTGACATGGTAAAAGCTCATTTCAAGTATGCCAACAGTGGCTGTCAATCATTCATGCTCTCTCACGTATAATTACGGTAAATGCCTTCACACAATTACCACCTATAGCTAGGTTTGGGTATCATTTGTCTTATTCAGAAAATCCTCATCAATTCTGGTTCTTAAAGACTCTCAATTCTGATTCTTTGAGGACTAGGCAGTCAGGCTTaggaaaacagtaaaacattgtTTACAATAATGCATGGGTGATGATGATATAACAGACTGTATTATAGTATTCCTGTCACATGAGACATTTCTCTGCAATGAGTACTTCTACCACCACAGTACATGTTCCTGATTATACTtgcatatttttactttaactgACATTTCAATACTGTAATATTGTTTTACTGTCGCTGAAATAAAGAGTCCCTGTTCATGTAATGTTACTATGGCAACCTGCTTTTTCACAATGTTGCTAATGGATGAAGCAATCACAGCAGTAGTAATGGTGGGCTTTCTGCAAtgcaatgcaaaataaaataagaaaaaaggtACGTTTTGTGCAACGCAACATGATTGACTACTAAGAGAATCTTGTCTATATGCGTCAGCAGCTGTGTATGGTATAAACTTTGTGTGTAAGGATGTTCAGTATTACAATACATTTCCAGCTGTATTTGATAAGTCTTTTCTTTCCAGTCTGTGAAAGGGACTGCGAGATGATACACGGaactcacagcagcagcactatGGGGAAGTGAAAACTACGCTCACACATAAATAAGCAGTGGAGGGACACAGGGGAGTGGAAATCAAGCTTACCTAAAATAAATATAGCAAGGGAGGGATGAGGGAGTCGAGAATCTTGCTTATTTAAAATACACCCAAAATAAACGCAACAGTAGGGGGGGTAGTGTGGAGCCAGAATAAAGCTCACCCAGAGTACCCACTCTACAGTGGTGAGACAAGAGAGCGGTTTgtacagcaaaaacacaacagcagtgGGTCAAAAAGCATGAATTAAGCTAATTCAAAGCATTCTCAGCAGGAGCACAGACTTAAAGGTTGACAACTCAAGCTTACCCTGGCGTGGGCGTGCCTTCCTCCAGGGTAGACGCAGTATTGGTTCCATTGGTGAGGGTACTTTGCGAGGGCATAACCAGTGAAAGGGTGacactggttttactggtgctCTGGCTGTTGGAGTAGGGCACTGACACGGGGTAAATACGACCACCTGAAACAAGTGCAGGGAACatacaaaaaatattcataataaaGTACCATGAGATTGCTGAAGACTGTTCATTTCAGAGCCATTTAAAAGTTTCCACAAACACTAAGTTAAATGCTGCTGTTCAATTGTTTTGTAATAAAGATGTATGATGCACACCATTTGTTCGACTTCTATGCAAGTACTATTaccaagaaaaacactgaaactcgTGTGCAGGCTCACCACAAAATGGACACCTTGGGAACCTGGAGTTAACTTGATATTTTCTCCGTGGACCTTGTTATTTTGACTCTTACTGGTAATCTTTGCTACACCACTGAAaatcttcaatttctttctctaaAGGTGCAAAGTGTAGGTCTCCACTACTTATGTTTTCAGTGCAGGACTCATTTTAATCCACGTCTGAAAAATCAATCACAAAAGTTTAGCATAATCACAATCCAACGTGactcttttgtcatttatttaggTTCAATATGGTTCTAATTTGTAACTGTTCTAATTAAGGGTGCTCTGATAAAGTTTCCCTGGCCCGATCCCAGTCCAGATTTGGTAGATATCCAGTGTAAAACTGGGTATCTGCCAAATATAATCCAATGCTAATCTAAATGTTGATTAAATATGTATCTGACACTCTTAATACAAACACTGAAGTTCCTGATTCAAATCTGCTAACTTGAACTGAGCTTAGATTTGCACGATTTTTGAGAACATTCATCTTTGGTAGTTTTTCTTTGGTAGTGGCTTAAAAATCTAAGACGAGAAGAAAAATTACCATTTGCCTAATGATATGCACAGAAATATGTAATCTTTGATCAGGGGTTATGAGCTGGCTTTGTTTTAAAAGGGTTACAAGTCAAATGGGTTGGAAGCATTGGTCAAACTTTTTCAAGGTTCTGTTTGAATAATACATTTCCCATCTGACTTTAAATTCTGAAAGTTTCAAATGAGGAACATGGTGTTGGTGTAGCCGGCAGAGAGGTCTGTTCCCTCGACGGACATTGCATGAAAAGCGAACAAATCTCAGAATGCAAATTCCTACCCTGTGTGGGCGTCAGTGCTGCATCAGCCAGTGGGTAGTTGAGTGTGCGGATGAGCAGGGTCATGTCTTCGTGCCGGGAACAGTAGGTCGCCCTCTGACGCCCAGACACGTAGACGTCATGGTGGAGCCGCTTGACCCGCTCCACCACCGACTGAGACACTGCCTCCAGACTggtctgctgggccagctctgCTGCTACCATGGCAACAATTTCCTACAATGGACAGCACAGGAGACAGggggtcagagagagagagagattaatgTTAGAGTTAAAGAactgaggaagatgaagagaatTAAAAGGCTTGAAAGGTGAGAAGACAGGAGCAAAACAAgaagtcaggaaaaaaaacaccataaatgaAGGAAAGAAACCTGCAGTGGACTACAGAGTAAAGCGACAGAAAAAGACTGTAACAGAAACATGATTTCACTGAAAGGAGAACAGAAGTAGGAGGAGATGGAAGGAGTTGCAGGAAGGAAAGAAGCAAGTGAACAGGAAGGTAAAGAGAACAGATTTAGATTAAAGAAAGATAAAATGCAGCATAGGTGGCTTTGGAAAACGAAGGAAGATAAACATTTAGTGTAGGGATTGAACacttaaaaattaaatggatACAAAGTCGCTGAGGTGGGATGATGTTGTCGAGATGAACGCACTAACCTGATTGGCCTGCTCGGGGCCGTGGGCAGACTCAAGGGCATTTATTAGACCTTCTGACATCAGCAACAAGAACCCTGTCACACCATCCAAAGACAGGCTGCCATGAATCTCTGGTTCTGCAATGATTGGCCTTGTCTTGGCCACACTAACggtggaggaggacaggagaaGATAGATTTATCTGTGGTTAAATTAATATCCAAGAGAGTGAAAGATCAGAACAAGCAGGGACAGACACTGCAAGAGACACAAGTGGAGCCACAGAGAAAATTGTGACAGTTCAATAAAAGGACATAAAGTAAGAGTCAAGAAAGGAAGAGACACTTGGAGACATAGTAAAAGAGGAAGAGGTAGGACCtgacatgaaaaaatgacataagTGTACCTGACCCACATCCAACAAACCCTGCTAATCTCAAACATTCAGATAATCAATTGTGCTTTGTCCACATCACATTTCCTGCAGACTCTTTGATGGCATTAAGAGGTAATTCTACAAAGAttctactgtgtgttttattgagaaatacaATTGGAAAGACATGTAGGTATCTTAGACTGATCTGTTTGGCCTGGACTGCAGACCAGAACAGGGAATGAGAAGTGTGAGAGAGGGAGCCCCTGGATCACGGAATATCAAGAGGCTCGGCTGTGGTAAAAGAGAGGCTGGAACAGAGTCCGATCTGATAAGTGGAGACAGAGCCATCACTGTCCAGGTACTGCTGAGTACACACACTGACACCAAGTCAGAAAGgtaaactacattaaaatgtttcatgAGCTGCCATACTTCCCCTTGAGTTTGCTTTCGTGCTGAGAGGGATATGAGAAAATTTGTAGCACTTTCCCATCTGTATGTACAATTTGAAGCTCGATCCAGTGTGTGACAAACTTAAATTTAAGACTGGCAGCAGGGGGAAACAATGAGCCTGCCTCCCAGCTctttgaaatattaataaatgtcaTGTTATATCTGGTTTGTTTGATTGTTGTTTGGCAAACAGCAGAGACTCGAATAAGCAACTTCGTCTGGCCAAGAAACAACTGCAGCCCATAGCtcctcataaaaacacaaaactgatttTGGATTTCTGTTTCTAGATtcaacaaactaaataaaatgtatttattggtGAGCTATATTGTTTTCTTTTCGTTCTTTTTACTTCAATTTCTCCCTCTGTGCGTCTTCTACGCTAAACCAAGCTATCTGTCTCTTGgtttcaaacacaaacacttttgAGGTTTAAAGGAAGAAGAACCTATTTGCTACAGCTGACTTTGTACCATCTTTTGCTATGATACATCTGACCAATTTTTACACAGTCTTTCATGCCAACAggacacaaaaaacatgctaCAAAGATAGACAATGACTAAGAAAAAGGAAGagatgaacacacacacgctgtgTGTTTCAATTCACTGATTCAAGATTATTGTGATTTTGAATTTGATAAATAGACAAAACTCACACATAgtagaaggagaagaaagggcAAGGagcaaaccaaacaaaaacaatagcGGGAACCAGATGTGCAATATTGTGAATTCACCTGAGCAGGTCGATTTCATTGTAGTTAAATTTGGCCCGGTAGTCTCCAAGCCTCCTGGTGCTGCTCTGTCCTGCAATTTGCCCTGCTTGCCTTGCACGAGCTGAATCCACACCTACAGAGGAAGGGAAGAGAGGATTGGAGACAAAGAGGAGCAGAAAGTGAGGACATATAGGAGATGAGATTAGGAAAGCAGAGGGCGGAGCAGCACATTTTTCTATGAGGAAGGGGAGGATAAAGCAATAAGACAAGAGCCATAAGTAAAAGCAGGAGGTGAGGGGGAGAGggtgggaggaggagaaggatgcATACGTGCATTTGAGGGTGGATGAAAATATGAGAGGAGGGGTCACCTTGGCCTGGGCTAATGGAATGActgtcatttcttttaaatcattCAGAGAATCATTCTGAACAACAGAATAATTATGTGACTCCTAACCGGAGAGGAGCTAGAGAacaaggagagacagagagttCTGTGTCTTCTAATGGTGTGGTGTGAAATGCTGAGAAACAATGCAGCTAATTCACAATAATATCCATTATTATATCCATTACAGGTGCCACGCTGCACCTAATGCTTTTTCCGCAAAGCTAATCGCaatgtatatattttctgtTACATACGCTCTCTTTACAGGGCCATTAGCTTGGCTGTCCACCATGGATGGATGGTTCCAAGCACATTTCTGTGGCATTTAG from Amphiprion ocellaris isolate individual 3 ecotype Okinawa chromosome 4, ASM2253959v1, whole genome shotgun sequence includes the following:
- the tab1 gene encoding TGF-beta-activated kinase 1 and MAP3K7-binding protein 1 isoform X4 encodes the protein MQRFSSNMAAQRRNFMQSPHQSWTDDLPLCQMCGVGTAPNCVYGSDGKSTQSHPNEDGHLRFRGEDGCFLYGVFNGYDGSRVASFASQCLTAELLLGQLNSSHTDNDVRRILTQAFDVVEKSYFETIDDALAEKAHLSNYLLPHNESQKVQERLKELEQEVSGGATAVVALILNNKLYIANVGTNRVLLCKSSSDGQNQVLQIGRPHSTDNEDELQRLAALGVDSARARQAGQIAGQSSTRRLGDYRAKFNYNEIDLLSVAKTRPIIAEPEIHGSLSLDGVTGFLLLMSEGLINALESAHGPEQANQEIVAMVAAELAQQTSLEAVSQSVVERVKRLHHDVYVSGRQRATYCSRHEDMTLLIRTLNYPLADAALTPTQGGRIYPVSVPYSNSQSTSKTSVTLSLVMPSQSTLTNGTNTASTLEEGTPTPGSQSPTATLQSTNTQTQSSSSSSGDGSLFRQRGSQAAQPDETGRVPPYVDFTQFYRLWGGDHSDSQSTQGGLGPQ
- the tab1 gene encoding TGF-beta-activated kinase 1 and MAP3K7-binding protein 1 isoform X3 yields the protein MQRFSSNMAAQRRNFMQSPHQSWTDDLPLCQMCGVGTAPNCVYGSDGKSTQSHPNEDGHLRFRGEDGCFLYGVFNGYDGSRVASFASQCLTAELLLGQLNSSHTDNDVRRILTQAFDVVEKSYFETIDDALAEKAHLSNYLLPHNELSPQSQKVQERLKELEQEVSGGATAVVALILNNKLYIANVGTNRVLLCKSSSDGQNQVLQIGRPHSTDNEDELQRLAALGVDSARARQAGQIAGQSSTRRLGDYRAKFNYNEIDLLSVAKTRPIIAEPEIHGSLSLDGVTGFLLLMSEGLINALESAHGPEQANQEIVAMVAAELAQQTSLEAVSQSVVERVKRLHHDVYVSGRQRATYCSRHEDMTLLIRTLNYPLADAALTPTQGGRIYPVSVPYSNSQSTSKTSVTLSLVMPSQSTLTNGTNTASTLEEGTPTPGQSPTATLQSTNTQTQSSSSSSGDGSLFRQRGSQAAQPDETGRVPPYVDFTQFYRLWGGDHSDSQSTQGGLGPQ
- the tab1 gene encoding TGF-beta-activated kinase 1 and MAP3K7-binding protein 1 isoform X2, which translates into the protein MQRFSSNMAAQRRNFMQSPHQSWTDDLPLCQMCGVGTAPNCVYGSDGKSTQSHPNEDGHLRFRGEDGCFLYGVFNGYDGSRVASFASQCLTAELLLGQLNSSHTDNDVRRILTQAFDVVEKSYFETIDDALAEKAHLSNYLLPHNENVSFHQLSPQSQKVQERLKELEQEVSGGATAVVALILNNKLYIANVGTNRVLLCKSSSDGQNQVLQIGRPHSTDNEDELQRLAALGVDSARARQAGQIAGQSSTRRLGDYRAKFNYNEIDLLSVAKTRPIIAEPEIHGSLSLDGVTGFLLLMSEGLINALESAHGPEQANQEIVAMVAAELAQQTSLEAVSQSVVERVKRLHHDVYVSGRQRATYCSRHEDMTLLIRTLNYPLADAALTPTQGGRIYPVSVPYSNSQSTSKTSVTLSLVMPSQSTLTNGTNTASTLEEGTPTPGQSPTATLQSTNTQTQSSSSSSGDGSLFRQRGSQAAQPDETGRVPPYVDFTQFYRLWGGDHSDSQSTQGGLGPQ
- the tab1 gene encoding TGF-beta-activated kinase 1 and MAP3K7-binding protein 1 isoform X1, with product MQRFSSNMAAQRRNFMQSPHQSWTDDLPLCQMCGVGTAPNCVYGSDGKSTQSHPNEDGHLRFRGEDGCFLYGVFNGYDGSRVASFASQCLTAELLLGQLNSSHTDNDVRRILTQAFDVVEKSYFETIDDALAEKAHLSNYLLPHNENVSFHQLSPQSQKVQERLKELEQEVSGGATAVVALILNNKLYIANVGTNRVLLCKSSSDGQNQVLQIGRPHSTDNEDELQRLAALGVDSARARQAGQIAGQSSTRRLGDYRAKFNYNEIDLLSVAKTRPIIAEPEIHGSLSLDGVTGFLLLMSEGLINALESAHGPEQANQEIVAMVAAELAQQTSLEAVSQSVVERVKRLHHDVYVSGRQRATYCSRHEDMTLLIRTLNYPLADAALTPTQGGRIYPVSVPYSNSQSTSKTSVTLSLVMPSQSTLTNGTNTASTLEEGTPTPGSQSPTATLQSTNTQTQSSSSSSGDGSLFRQRGSQAAQPDETGRVPPYVDFTQFYRLWGGDHSDSQSTQGGLGPQ